One Microcebus murinus isolate Inina chromosome 9, M.murinus_Inina_mat1.0, whole genome shotgun sequence DNA window includes the following coding sequences:
- the MPLKIP gene encoding M-phase-specific PLK1-interacting protein yields MQRQNFRPPTPPCPGPGVGGWGSGNSFRGTPGGGGPRPPSPRDGYGSPHHTPPYGPWSRPYGSSHSPRHSGSFPGGRFGSPSPGGYPGSYSKSPAGSQQHFGYSPGQQQTHPQGSPRTSTPFGSGRGREKRMSNELESYFKPSMLEDPWAGLEPVSVVDISQQYSNTQTFTGKKGRYFC; encoded by the exons ATGCAGCGACAGAATTTTCGGCCCCCAACTCCTCCTTGCCCCGGCCCGGGTGTAGGAGGTTGGGGTAGCGGGAACAGCTTCCGGGGTACCCCAGGCGGAGGCGGACCACGGCCGCCCTCCCCTCGGGACGGGTACGGGAGTCCGCACCACACGCCGCCGTACGGGCCGTGGTCTAGGCCCTACGGGAGCAGCCACTCTCCGAGACACAGCGGCAGCTTCCCGGGGGGCCGGTTCGGGTCTCCGTCCCCTGGCGGCTACCCTGGCTCCTACTCCAAGTCCCCCGCGGGGTCCCAGCAGCATTTCGGCTACTCCCCAGGGCAGCAGCAGACCCACCCCCAG GGTTCTCCAAGGACATCTACACCATTTGGATCAGGGCGTggtagagaaaaaagaatgtcTAATGAGTTGGAAAGTTATTTTAAGCCTTCAATGCTTGAAGACCCTTGGGCTGGCCTAGAACCAGTATCTGTAGTGGATATAAGCCAACAATACAGCAATACCCAAACATTCACAGGCAAAAAAGGAAGATACTTttgttaa